The Anolis carolinensis isolate JA03-04 chromosome 2, rAnoCar3.1.pri, whole genome shotgun sequence genome contains the following window.
gtagtagttgttgttgttgttgtatttacgaatttagcaccaaaatatcatgatatattgaaaacattgactacaaaaatgcgttggataatccagaacattggataagcgagtgttggataagtgagactctactgtatatatattcagcCTCTGCCTCTGTATCAATTGACTCCCCTCATCTTGAGAAAAAGCATCAAGGAATCAAGCCAGCTGGGGAATGTGAAGAGGTTGGAAACTTTAGTATTAAGGCTAGCAAAAGGGGAGCGCCCATTTTAAAACAATGGGATATCATCCTCAGACTCACAAGATGATAAATGTAATGCCCCCCGAACAAATCCCACCAAGATAGCCCTATGAAAGGTTTGCCTTGAGATCACGTTAGAAATGACCTGAAGAATAAGAACAACAGCAGTAACAAATAAAAAAGCCACACAAGAACATCACCATACAGAATTTATTTGTATGTTTCAGCACAAAGGATAGTATTCAGCAGAGAAAAGTGGGACAGCATTTACTAAAAGCATATGATGAGGAAGGCCATGGAGTATTATTAAGCAATGGCTACGTTTGCCCTGGCTCTCAGAGACTGCACTGCGCTGTTTATTTGCTTAACCAAAGTTCGAATCTCCTTATCAACAAGGAATGATTCTGCATCCTGCCCTGAGATCATTCCtgctatttcttctaaaatatCCACCACAAACTCAGAGATATCGCCATAGTTGCAGATCACTGCAGCAGCTTTAATTTTTCCTCCCAGAAAATTTAACTGCGAAAGGCATTTTCTGATCCAGGATGCCTGTGTTGTTCTGGTGGCATATAGAGCAAGTACCTCATCGCATTCAGATTGAACCTGGGAGATTTCCTGCTCCATAGTATTTATCCAAGCCAGTAACTCCTGCTCCTTTCGAGGTATTTCTGCAACCTCCTCCTTGTAGCCTTCGACTTCTACTCTATATTGAGCCAAAGCTTGTTCAGTCTCAACTACAAGCTTGTAAGCTGCGTCCACAACTGCTTTGAGACTAGAAGACATCACAAGT
Protein-coding sequences here:
- the LOC100558308 gene encoding uncharacterized protein LOC100558308; translated protein: MKIYQAPNPSLFTMAFRQDEMYNTFIISEEVQSALQKILALAELLLLANSPIEEISNKSSGLVDSASYFFTIAKDKILISHPNEVIVLIKQMQDNLQEKKGKLADMRVEIIAHKEAQMKAETMPESAELCLKKERKQHEKHAEEETCKMPANMLAPFSILRLVMSSSLKAVVDAAYKLVVETEQALAQYRVEVEGYKEEVAEIPRKEQELLAWINTMEQEISQVQSECDEVLALYATRTTQASWIRKCLSQLNFLGGKIKAAAVICNYGDISEFVVDILEEIAGMISGQDAESFLVDKEIRTLVKQINSAVQSLRARANVAIA